In Akkermansia muciniphila, one DNA window encodes the following:
- a CDS encoding C-GCAxxG-C-C family protein has translation MIPSKEDRTARALDYFHQGYNCSQSVFAAFADVCGLTEETALKLSSPLGAGIGRMREVCGAFCGLSMLAGSLYGNSSPETGEKEKIFSLVQSLAASFKQEFGTLYCRELLGLSPERLAAETARPGERTAAYYASRPCERCIAFCARHAAELEAKARRHENARPPLQGNRAL, from the coding sequence ATGATCCCTTCCAAGGAAGACCGGACTGCCCGGGCTCTGGATTATTTCCACCAGGGATATAATTGTTCCCAATCCGTCTTTGCCGCTTTTGCAGATGTCTGCGGACTGACGGAAGAAACGGCCCTGAAGCTGTCCTCCCCCCTGGGGGCAGGCATTGGACGCATGCGGGAAGTATGCGGCGCTTTTTGCGGACTGAGCATGCTGGCAGGGAGCCTGTACGGAAACAGTTCCCCGGAAACCGGAGAAAAGGAGAAAATCTTTTCTCTGGTTCAATCCCTGGCCGCCTCCTTTAAACAGGAATTCGGCACGCTTTACTGCCGGGAACTGCTGGGGCTGTCCCCTGAGCGCCTGGCTGCGGAAACGGCGCGCCCCGGAGAAAGAACGGCAGCTTATTACGCCTCCCGCCCCTGTGAACGCTGCATTGCCTTCTGCGCCCGCCACGCGGCCGAGCTGGAAGCAAAAGCCCGGCGTCATGAAAACGCCCGGCCCCCTTTACAGGGAAACCGGGCGCTTTAA
- a CDS encoding ferritin family protein, with protein MPEFTNAFSGLKENRKLTHGELVRAIRFMIAAEYEAIQLYTQLAESIDHKLAQEVLLDISNEEKEHAGEFLRLLQVLAPDEQGFYDEGMGETNEKIDKLKASCPDGACNSSAAH; from the coding sequence ATGCCTGAATTTACAAATGCATTTAGCGGATTAAAGGAAAACCGGAAACTCACTCATGGCGAATTGGTGAGGGCCATCCGGTTCATGATCGCAGCGGAATATGAAGCCATCCAGCTTTATACCCAGCTTGCAGAATCCATCGACCATAAACTGGCCCAGGAAGTCCTGCTGGATATTTCCAATGAGGAAAAGGAACACGCGGGCGAATTTCTCCGCCTCCTCCAGGTGCTGGCCCCGGACGAACAGGGCTTTTATGACGAGGGGATGGGTGAAACCAATGAAAAAATTGACAAGTTGAAGGCGTCCTGTCCGGACGGCGCATGCAACAGTTCCGCCGCCCATTGA
- a CDS encoding acyltransferase, protein MNINQSPNSCGRHIAWVDFLRILACFLVVLAHCCDPFVGSFDGSFNFKSAVFWGSLVRPCVPLFAMISGVLLFPVTLEMGVFYSRRLKRVLVPLIVWSLALPLLYFGYFAAGVQTVSPNIVMDTYTWSATVGKLYTFFFNFNYDTTPLWYVYMLVGLYLFMPIMSAWLTQAKRRDVKIFLGIWIFSMTLPYIQMLAPALGYEGNYGNMGILGVCDWNPYGMFYNFSGFLGYMVLAHYLTKYPLAWSWKKTLAITIPLFLIGFAVTFFGFLETQKHFPGQYSKLEVLWYFSGINVFLMTFAIFVIVSRLKIKEDPRLSKAAALTFGVYLCHFFFVQCSYDFVNFIGLGGLPSAVKIPLMACLASAVSVALVWLLSLNRWTRKGIM, encoded by the coding sequence ATGAACATCAACCAATCACCGAATTCTTGCGGCAGACACATTGCCTGGGTGGACTTTCTGCGTATTCTGGCCTGTTTCCTCGTTGTCCTGGCCCATTGCTGTGATCCGTTCGTAGGAAGTTTTGACGGTTCCTTCAACTTTAAATCCGCTGTCTTCTGGGGCAGTCTGGTACGGCCGTGCGTGCCTCTGTTCGCCATGATCTCCGGAGTATTGCTCTTTCCGGTCACCTTGGAAATGGGCGTTTTTTACTCCAGGCGCCTCAAAAGGGTACTGGTTCCGCTCATTGTCTGGTCATTGGCGCTTCCCTTGCTCTACTTCGGATACTTTGCCGCAGGCGTTCAAACGGTCAGTCCCAATATCGTGATGGACACTTACACCTGGAGCGCCACCGTCGGCAAGCTGTACACCTTCTTCTTCAACTTCAACTATGATACCACGCCCCTGTGGTACGTATACATGCTGGTGGGCCTGTACCTCTTCATGCCCATCATGAGCGCGTGGCTGACGCAAGCCAAAAGGCGGGACGTGAAAATCTTTCTGGGCATCTGGATATTCAGCATGACTCTTCCCTACATCCAGATGCTTGCTCCGGCGCTGGGTTATGAGGGCAATTACGGCAATATGGGCATTCTGGGTGTTTGCGATTGGAATCCGTACGGTATGTTTTATAACTTTTCCGGATTCCTAGGATACATGGTGCTGGCGCATTACCTGACCAAATACCCGCTGGCCTGGAGCTGGAAAAAAACGCTGGCCATTACGATTCCCCTCTTTTTGATTGGTTTTGCCGTTACGTTCTTCGGCTTTCTGGAAACGCAGAAGCACTTCCCCGGCCAGTACTCCAAGTTGGAAGTGCTCTGGTATTTCTCCGGAATCAATGTATTCCTGATGACCTTTGCCATCTTTGTCATTGTCAGCCGGCTAAAAATCAAGGAAGATCCGAGGCTAAGCAAGGCGGCGGCGCTTACTTTCGGCGTGTATTTGTGCCACTTCTTCTTTGTCCAGTGCTCCTATGACTTCGTGAATTTCATCGGGCTGGGAGGTTTGCCCTCCGCCGTGAAAATTCCGTTGATGGCCTGTCTGGCCTCCGCTGTCTCCGTGGCGTTGGTATGGCTGTTGAGCCTGAACAGGTGGACGCGCAAAGGTATCATGTAA
- a CDS encoding BlaI/MecI/CopY family transcriptional regulator — MLMKALDFIQIFAANVRRLDFRLSSAQVILAVIAGYRRHSTITEATRLHPNTVTNILQDLIAQGYVNRIGEGRPYVYRPTADGEQLAGNLLDKNTFPGK; from the coding sequence ATGCTCATGAAAGCCCTGGATTTCATACAGATATTTGCCGCCAACGTCCGCAGGCTGGACTTCCGCCTCAGTAGTGCCCAGGTCATCCTGGCCGTCATTGCCGGGTACAGGCGCCACAGCACTATTACGGAAGCCACACGCCTGCACCCTAATACCGTTACCAATATCCTGCAGGATCTCATTGCGCAGGGATACGTCAACCGTATTGGAGAAGGTCGCCCTTATGTTTACCGGCCCACCGCAGATGGAGAGCAGCTTGCCGGAAATCTGCTGGACAAAAACACATTCCCCGGCAAATGA
- a CDS encoding DedA family protein, whose amino-acid sequence MHELISLWMSWVQDWGYAGVIVLMAMESSIFPVPSEVVIPPAAILSAQAGASMSFWGVVAAGTFGSWLGSAITYAVARTVGRPVVMRWGKFFFMPPHKVEKAEIFLQRYEVSGVFFARLLPVIRHLISIPAGIVRMGFGIFSLVTVLGSVAWCTVLAWYGHRIGERHPELLKSPEELIRTVKSESLPLILAVLVLAVCYILMLRLTDRNKPEKAAADTPAEKKQ is encoded by the coding sequence ATGCATGAGTTGATCTCACTTTGGATGTCCTGGGTGCAGGACTGGGGATATGCGGGCGTCATTGTCCTGATGGCCATGGAAAGCTCCATCTTCCCCGTTCCCAGCGAAGTGGTCATCCCGCCCGCGGCCATCCTGTCCGCCCAGGCAGGAGCATCCATGAGCTTCTGGGGAGTGGTGGCCGCCGGAACGTTCGGCTCCTGGCTGGGTTCCGCCATTACCTACGCCGTGGCCCGGACCGTGGGCCGCCCGGTCGTCATGCGCTGGGGCAAATTCTTTTTCATGCCGCCCCACAAGGTGGAAAAGGCGGAAATCTTCCTTCAGCGGTACGAAGTTTCCGGCGTCTTCTTCGCCCGCCTTCTGCCCGTCATCCGCCATCTCATTTCCATTCCCGCCGGCATTGTCCGCATGGGCTTCGGCATTTTCTCCCTGGTCACCGTGCTCGGCTCGGTTGCCTGGTGCACGGTGCTCGCCTGGTACGGGCACCGCATCGGGGAACGGCATCCGGAACTGCTCAAATCTCCGGAGGAGCTGATCCGCACCGTCAAGAGCGAAAGCCTTCCTCTTATTCTGGCCGTGCTGGTGCTGGCCGTCTGCTACATACTCATGCTTCGTCTGACGGATCGCAACAAGCCGGAAAAAGCCGCAGCGGACACGCCCGCAGAAAAAAAGCAGTAA
- the lpxB gene encoding lipid-A-disaccharide synthase translates to MMKLYIIAGEKSGDIHGSLLLKNLLRLMPGMEVSGLGGHGMHALCPGVEDWADEAAVIGVVEVLKKYGWFRRRFLSILERIRQDQPDCLVLIDYPGFNLRLAERVRKCCPRTKIVYFISPQVWAWHRGRIPKMVRMLDLMMCIFPFEAPLFQEAGLRTEFVGHPLVDEIASIRKEGVREPSLVGLFPGSRNREIDRHFPVFIEVVSRLSRERPELSFETAASTEALAERMRGMARKAGMPPELFHITVGGYHELMDRAAVGVVASGTATMEAALHRLPYTLVYKVPLLTYWMARMLIKIRFIGMVNILAQKPVVKELVQFDFTPDKVIDEIERLLVPENRDALLEEMKQASDKLGQGGAAEHAAQAVCRLLKE, encoded by the coding sequence ATGATGAAGCTTTATATCATAGCAGGCGAAAAGAGCGGGGACATTCATGGTTCCCTGTTGTTGAAAAATCTGCTGCGCCTGATGCCCGGCATGGAGGTCTCGGGGCTGGGAGGCCATGGCATGCACGCGTTATGCCCCGGCGTGGAGGACTGGGCGGATGAAGCCGCCGTTATCGGCGTGGTGGAGGTGCTCAAAAAATACGGATGGTTCAGAAGGCGTTTTCTCTCCATTCTGGAGAGGATACGGCAGGACCAGCCGGATTGCCTGGTTTTGATTGATTATCCGGGGTTTAACCTGCGGCTGGCGGAGAGGGTCCGCAAGTGCTGCCCCCGCACCAAAATCGTTTATTTTATTTCCCCGCAGGTTTGGGCGTGGCACCGTGGGCGCATTCCCAAGATGGTGCGCATGCTGGACTTGATGATGTGCATCTTCCCCTTTGAGGCCCCCTTGTTCCAGGAAGCCGGCCTGAGAACGGAGTTTGTGGGGCATCCCCTGGTGGATGAAATTGCTTCCATCCGTAAGGAGGGCGTCCGGGAGCCGTCACTGGTCGGTCTGTTTCCCGGCAGCCGGAACCGTGAAATTGACAGGCATTTCCCGGTATTTATAGAGGTAGTGAGCCGTCTTTCCCGGGAACGGCCGGAACTGTCCTTTGAAACCGCCGCTTCCACGGAGGCTCTGGCGGAAAGAATGCGCGGCATGGCGCGGAAGGCCGGCATGCCGCCGGAGCTGTTCCACATTACGGTGGGGGGATATCATGAGCTGATGGACCGCGCCGCCGTGGGGGTGGTGGCTTCCGGCACCGCCACCATGGAGGCCGCCTTGCACCGCCTGCCGTACACGCTGGTGTACAAGGTTCCCCTGCTGACGTACTGGATGGCCCGCATGCTCATCAAGATACGCTTCATCGGCATGGTGAATATCCTGGCGCAGAAACCCGTGGTGAAGGAGCTGGTTCAGTTTGATTTTACGCCGGACAAGGTGATTGATGAAATAGAACGCCTGCTGGTTCCGGAAAACAGGGACGCCCTGCTGGAGGAAATGAAACAGGCCTCCGACAAACTGGGGCAGGGAGGGGCTGCGGAACATGCGGCCCAGGCCGTCTGCCGCCTGTTGAAGGAATAA
- a CDS encoding thioredoxin family protein, which translates to MMNRHFIFALCTVLGFSVSGVSMAQGVPVDKEAAAKAAKAAKVKFRWGKSLKSAQKQAAETGLPIVLLFTGTSWCGFCIKLEKEILSKKDFKQGMDGVAIGVKFEFGSSDFSKSKEAKTYKITGVPVMVVVDAEGKELGRTGYVPGRTPAQYVEFFKKYAPKAAEAK; encoded by the coding sequence ATGATGAACAGACATTTTATTTTTGCGTTGTGTACGGTGTTGGGATTCAGCGTTTCCGGCGTTTCCATGGCTCAAGGCGTTCCCGTGGACAAGGAAGCCGCCGCCAAGGCCGCCAAGGCGGCGAAAGTGAAATTCCGCTGGGGTAAGAGCCTGAAGAGCGCTCAGAAGCAGGCGGCGGAAACCGGCCTTCCTATTGTTCTTCTTTTCACGGGAACGTCCTGGTGCGGCTTTTGTATTAAGCTGGAGAAGGAAATACTTTCCAAAAAGGACTTCAAGCAAGGCATGGACGGCGTGGCTATCGGCGTCAAATTTGAATTCGGCAGTTCGGATTTCAGCAAATCCAAGGAAGCCAAGACGTATAAAATTACCGGCGTGCCGGTCATGGTGGTAGTGGATGCGGAAGGCAAGGAGCTGGGCCGCACGGGTTATGTTCCCGGCCGTACTCCCGCCCAGTACGTTGAATTCTTCAAGAAATACGCGCCCAAGGCTGCGGAAGCCAAGTAA
- a CDS encoding portal protein, with amino-acid sequence MEERVAELNSVYKSLAVQRAPWETWWDRLRDYVLPRRLNREGEVSLPNRDAMDRMTDTTAVEACQKLASGHMSYITPSHDVWFKWSAPDDRGGDEAEAWYNQCSEIALKELSVSNFYTEIHECFLDRVALGTGSLFTGTSSDGRLLFTNIPCGQFACAENAEGRVDTYVREFSYTAHQARSMFGVKALGPRAREVLERGGNPYATTLRFLHVVRPRTRRSRRREQASHMPFESVYLSLDDQVIVEEGGYMEFPYLVTRFLKWGSGPYGLAPGRLVFPAIQQVQFLNRILDTLGEVAAFPRILELANQIGEVDLRAGGRTVITPEAASLHLPREWATQGRYDVGMDRLAQKQDAIRRAYYLPMLELWSGRHGNMTATEVMARENERVLMFSPSFTLFVSDLYSTMTRIFSLLFRMGKFPRPPRAVLREGRDGFVAVGEPRVVYQSKIALVLRRLQSEGMDRSLQRLNMMMQAAPDLADHVDWDHCFRLSARVDGAPESMLRPWADVRAMRKERADLRQGTSPAPAEEDPYASLNPLLDQLTAIQK; translated from the coding sequence ATGGAAGAAAGAGTTGCGGAGTTGAATTCCGTGTACAAGTCCCTGGCCGTCCAGCGCGCGCCATGGGAGACGTGGTGGGACCGTCTGAGGGATTACGTGCTGCCTCGCCGCCTGAACCGGGAAGGGGAGGTTTCCCTGCCCAACAGGGACGCCATGGACCGCATGACGGATACTACTGCCGTGGAGGCATGCCAGAAGCTGGCCAGCGGCCATATGTCCTATATTACGCCCAGCCATGACGTATGGTTCAAGTGGTCGGCTCCGGACGACCGGGGAGGCGACGAGGCGGAGGCCTGGTATAACCAGTGTTCGGAAATTGCCCTAAAAGAATTGTCCGTTTCCAATTTTTACACGGAGATCCATGAGTGTTTTCTGGACCGGGTGGCTTTGGGGACCGGAAGCCTGTTTACGGGCACTTCCTCAGACGGAAGGCTGTTGTTCACCAATATTCCGTGCGGCCAGTTCGCCTGTGCGGAGAATGCGGAAGGCCGGGTGGATACCTACGTCAGGGAGTTTTCCTACACGGCCCATCAGGCGCGCTCCATGTTCGGGGTGAAAGCTCTGGGGCCCAGGGCCCGGGAAGTTTTGGAGCGCGGAGGCAATCCGTATGCCACGACTTTGAGGTTTCTGCATGTGGTGCGTCCGCGCACCCGGCGCAGCCGCCGCAGGGAGCAGGCTTCCCACATGCCGTTTGAAAGCGTTTACCTGTCTCTGGATGACCAGGTGATCGTGGAGGAGGGGGGATATATGGAGTTCCCTTATCTGGTAACCCGCTTTTTGAAGTGGGGCAGCGGCCCGTACGGCCTGGCTCCCGGCAGGCTGGTGTTTCCCGCCATCCAGCAGGTGCAGTTCCTGAACCGTATTCTGGACACTCTTGGCGAGGTGGCCGCCTTTCCCCGCATTCTGGAGCTTGCCAACCAGATTGGGGAGGTGGATTTGCGAGCCGGCGGCAGGACCGTCATTACCCCGGAGGCCGCTTCCCTTCATCTTCCCCGGGAGTGGGCCACGCAGGGCAGGTATGATGTCGGGATGGACCGTCTGGCGCAGAAGCAGGATGCGATACGACGCGCCTATTATCTGCCCATGCTGGAGCTATGGAGCGGGCGCCACGGCAATATGACCGCCACGGAGGTCATGGCGCGGGAGAATGAGCGCGTCTTGATGTTTTCTCCTTCCTTTACGCTGTTTGTGAGTGATTTGTATTCCACAATGACACGCATTTTTTCCCTGCTGTTCCGTATGGGCAAGTTTCCCAGGCCCCCCCGTGCGGTATTGAGGGAGGGGAGGGACGGCTTCGTTGCCGTGGGAGAACCCAGGGTTGTCTATCAGTCAAAGATTGCCCTGGTGCTCAGGCGCTTGCAGAGCGAAGGGATGGACCGCAGCCTTCAGCGGCTGAACATGATGATGCAGGCTGCCCCGGATTTGGCGGATCATGTGGACTGGGACCACTGTTTCCGCCTGTCCGCCCGGGTGGACGGAGCCCCGGAGAGCATGCTGAGGCCCTGGGCCGATGTCCGCGCCATGCGGAAGGAACGGGCGGACCTCCGGCAGGGAACCTCCCCGGCTCCGGCGGAAGAGGATCCTTACGCTTCCCTCAATCCTTTGCTTGACCAGTTAACCGCGATTCAAAAATGA